The sequence below is a genomic window from Chaetodon trifascialis isolate fChaTrf1 chromosome 18, fChaTrf1.hap1, whole genome shotgun sequence.
CCTCTCCCCCTTCTTTTTGTTTCATCAGTGGAGGGGCGGGTGGGTTCGTCCGAGGTGCAGGGTCGACTTTATCTGAACAAGGTCTTCCACATCAGcgcgtcaaagatgtttgagCTGCTCTTCACCGACTCCAGCTTCATGCGCAGGTTCATGAACATCAGGAAGATAACCAGTAAATATTAAACCTGTTTCAATCTCCATTTTTTCACTCTACAAGCACATGCAGTGCTTATCTGTATGGAACAATGTTTATCTTTATGGATCCTGTTAAATGAAcgataaaataaatcaaattattgTCAGCCACACCTGAAACCAACAGTGCTATCAAAAGCTTTCATGcgtattactcatgttgtcctttgtgttttcagacacCAGCCTTGCTCCTTGGCAAAAAGATGCCTCTGGAAACATGAAGAGGAGCTTAAACTACACAATAACCATCAGCAACCCTCTGATTGGCAAGTTCTCCACCGCTACAGAGAACCAGgtgtgtttacatccatgtGAATGGTGTGTGCACGCTTGAATGGATGAATTGTGGCTCACTGCTTATTTGCAATCAGACGCTGTACAAAGAATCCAGGGAAGGTCACTATTACCTGGTGGACTCGGAGGTGTACACTCACGACGTTCCCTATCATGATTACTTCTACACTCAAAATCGGTACTATATCATCCGGAACTCGAAGCGGAAGTGCCGGCTGAGGTAAGGTGTTATGACTCTATCAGTTTGGCTTTATGTTTTTTAAGTGACTGCCTTTTAAACTGTCTCTTGTGCTGCCAGGGTCTGCACTGATGTGAAATACAGGAAGCAGCCATGGGGCCTGGTCAAGTCCTTTATCACCAAAAACTCCTGGAGTGGCATAGAAGATAATTTCAGGCAGCTGGGTAAGTCGAGAGCTCGGCTCACACACTTCCCTGTCCTCTTTCCGTAACCTGTGGTTTATTTTATCTCTGATCTGATATGAACAGTTTCCTCCAGCACGCATCAACCTCTGCGGCAGTGAATCATTTTACAGCTGCAATTGCAAGGAAGAAAATTAGTGTCATTTTTTTAGATATATATTAAGCTTCGCATACATTTCAATGCAATGCTTGCTTAATaaatcagtgtctgtgtgtttttactgtctTCACTTCTCATCCTTTGTGGTTGACTCTGTGGCCCTGTGTTGACACTGTGCAGAGGCAGaactgctggaggaggaagcagagatgaACCAAGCAGGTGGAGACTCTGGGAAGATGAGTGGGCTTCGGCGGAGGAGGCGGACGTACAGCCGGACTCTGCCAGAGCACATAAAGCCCAACAAGCAGTACGGGAAAGACGGCGAGCAGCACAGAGATGGCAGCATGGGTACATGGAATTATCCAGTATATGATGGCTTTAAAGGgtagtttggcatttttgggAAGTGCATGTATTTGCTTCCTTGCTGAAAGTTCGCTGAGAAGATTGATTTCACTCTCACGTCTGTCCCTCAGATGTGAAGCTACAGacagcttagtttagcataaagctTGGTAGCAGGGGGAGACAGCTCGCCTAGCCACCAGCATATCTAAAGATCGctgattaacatgttatatcctGCGCATTTAATCCATGCAAAAAATGGCTTTACAGGAGATTAATGTGCTCAAAGTTGCCATAAGGTTGCCTAGCAACCAGTGGTGACTCCaggaagtgagtgtgtgcagctaAGAAATAGTCCACCACATGATGCTAAACTTTAGAGCTGTTGGTAACAAATTTTGTTTACTTCAAGCAGAGACAGGCTCGCTATGTCCTCCTGCTTCCGGTCTTAACGCTAAGCTAATTGACTCCTGGCTCCAACTTCATGTTTGATGAACCAGTAAGAGTGGAACACGTGAGGTTTTCAGCATCTCAAAACTGTCAAATGGAGACTGTAGTGCATCAAAAATCCAGTTGCTCAACATGGTTGCTACTACTGCAGCAAGAGCTTCTCAAAGCAGTGATGAAAGCTTGAAAGGTGTATTGTGCACTCTCCATAGCAGACAGCAGCCACTGCTGGAACTGCAGAAACTCAGAGGCATTGTTGTAGTATGTTGCAAAGTGTTGTCTTACTAGAAAAATGTTGCAAACCAGTGCAATGCTTTCACACATTGATGGCAACccaggttttattttcaaacagcCGGCATGTTTTCTTAGTAATTTATTGATCTGTATTTCAGGTCCAGTAGAAATGAAGGGCCCACACAGATGGAGCACTGCGACAATCGTGGCTGGGATGAGTGTGATGTAAGTTCAAACCTGGACACTCACTTATGAAACAATGTGGTTTCATAAGTGTACTTATACTGTACTTATACttgtctgggtttttttttattattgtacttgtgtttttttttttttattatttagatATTAGATGCAGAATCTAGATGTTTTCTGTGTTATCCAGTATGACAAACTGCCTTGACTGGCGATTGATTGGCGATTGAAAATCATTATGTCCAACAGATATGTGTGGTCATTTGTGGAATTTGCATGATTCCTTTAACCTTTGGCCTCTTGTTCTGACATCTTGTGCACCAGTGGTCAGATTAAACCTggtgctttctgtctcttccagtTTGCTCATTCTGACGCTGATGAATCTGGGTCTGTTCTTTAAGTTGTGGGCCATGGAGGACGTAGCCCACCGCATGTACCTGAGCACGAAGCACCggctgagggagaggagtgagGCCAGGTCGGATAACTTTCTGTTCCTTTGCAACGTGCACATTCGGATCTTTCCTTTTTGATTTATCGCCTGTCAAAGATAGCGATTATATCAGTAGCTGCCTTGATCACTCAGAAAGCAGAAGTCTTGGTGTGGGTGGAGAGGGGGAAGGGGTGAGTCTTCCTCCacctttttttgtctgtgtcgTTTAGCAGCCCACATACAAGAGAGCTCTTGTTCTAATGACTCACGGTGTTCAAAATGCctgtttttcagtgtcagttAATGTGGTTACGTAAGTGTCATAGTCTTGCATCAGTTGCTGCTCCACTCGTTTCCTTCACTTTGTTTCTGCCTCTATTTGTGTCTCTTCTGCTGCCCTCATGTAGCAAATATGGGCATTGTATTTTGCACTTAAGATTAAACCTGcttctttctgttattttgcagCTTGGCCCCTGAATATGGTCCCGCACAGGCAGCAGGGTACAGGACCAGAGAAGATTTGCAGCTGCTCAAAACTGTACTGCAGGACTCCATCAACCTTTTAGAGCAGGTAGGGTGGGCTGATTAAGTTGCAAATGCACTGCATAAATCggccacaaaaacaacaaagttgctctgaattttttttttctaggaaGTTACTGGTTTTGGCAAGACCAGTTACTTCCTGGAATCTCTACTGGTTGCCTAGAAACTGCTCAGAGCCATGAAAAGCCCAGTACATAATCCCTTGTCAGTGCCAGGCTACCTGTTTCcgcctgcctccagtctttatgctaagctaactaacTAGCTGCTGGCTATAGCTTCACATTTAATGGAGAAACATGAAAGTGGTATAAAATATCTACTCTTAAAAGCATGGCTGTGTTGACGTAAAACTATATTGAAGTTAGGTAGGATCCATAAATGTAAAGAGATGGAAGCAATTTGCATGTTTTGAATGAGTTGAAGAATGAGGTGTTCAAGTAAAGAAATTGCCTAGCTTGCCTTGCATTGCAACCTAAAGCAGGTGTTGCAGCTGCTGAGtcagttcttcttctcttcacagCTCCGCAGCTCTCTGGTGGTGCTACAGCAGAACTTTGCTTCGGCCAATctcacagcagcaccacagtgaCACTCCACACCTGCCGACTACAGAGTTGCCTGTGCCTCCAGCCCTGTGGAGGAAACTGCAGCAGTCAACTACCTCTGAGGAAATCTCTGGTATCCAGTGACATTGCCATGTAGACGTCCCCAGGCCCCTGACGTGCCATGTGTTTGCCCGGGGTCACGCGTCCTAAAGCCCGTGGTGGGGCATCAGGTGCCAGGATATTTTCAAAGCTGTGGACTGACTGCTGCGAGGACAAAGTTAAATCTGAGTCAGCCGCACACGGAGCAGCAGGTTTACATTTGTGTAGGGTGCAATTGTCAGCTCCTTGGGCTGGcttctttttcactcttttcttaAACAGTGGCGGTGGGCTTCAGAAAACTCTTTCCCTATATTCAGATGAGCCTCGTGCCACACCAGATCAGCTACTgtaaatacttttattttttgttttattcaaggAAAGTGAATCAATGTTATTTAAAACAgctattttctttatttacatgtttacacACATAATTTTTGCACAAGTGCCTTGCGGATTAGGCAATGTTTTAGATAtctttttggatttttattcTGTCCAATAAAAATTATAGAACCGTTAACTCATATTCGAAAGTTTGTCCTCTCTGTCGTAAACAtaatcttgattttttttttttctcttaaaccACATATTTGATAATTATCTTCTAGCTCAACCATGGATTGATTAAAGGGGTTTCCTGTAAATTACACACCCAAACAATGGTAACATTCTTGATTTATCCTTATCACCTGTACACGTGTAATCAGTTATATTtactttcttttccctcctccttttctgcaCTGACCTAAGTTTAAAAAGTCTGCTTTGGTccagtttttttcttcttcactctgaTTGTAGGGTCCTTGAGACAATCTTAGGTTACCTTAGTACTGTGTACTCACACTGTCAACACTAGATGCAAGTTTATTCTGTGATTTTCAAATTGACAAAAGCAgttatgtcatttttttttaa
It includes:
- the gramd1c gene encoding protein Aster-C — encoded protein: MDQVSSRSGVGSDDITDESTSLMDVRWSSDEDESSDPQGQCLAAPQTPLPTYKQRFDEFKRLFKELPESERLIVDYPCALQRDILLQGRLFLSENWLCFYSNVFRGTKITLTLKDIINMTREKTARLIPNAIQVCTSTEKFFFTSFSAREKSYQGVFRMWQNTLLDKPLTSLELWQMVKQHYGYDLGLSHEEMESLQISVESSMQNSLTVRPGGDNGLGRLERTPSLRVPGLEHGPIEVSTPQGDDLASPVGSQNSSNMDESRTPSQRCSPLPDRLAPEQVSKRSSLTLDLNANENGVSEQSGSESLEDVEGRVGSSEVQGRLYLNKVFHISASKMFELLFTDSSFMRRFMNIRKITNTSLAPWQKDASGNMKRSLNYTITISNPLIGKFSTATENQTLYKESREGHYYLVDSEVYTHDVPYHDYFYTQNRYYIIRNSKRKCRLRVCTDVKYRKQPWGLVKSFITKNSWSGIEDNFRQLEAELLEEEAEMNQAGGDSGKMSGLRRRRRTYSRTLPEHIKPNKQYGKDGEQHRDGSMGPVEMKGPHRWSTATIVAGMSVILLILTLMNLGLFFKLWAMEDVAHRMYLSTKHRLRERSEASLAPEYGPAQAAGYRTREDLQLLKTVLQDSINLLEQLRSSLVVLQQNFASANLTAAPQ